One Gossypium hirsutum isolate 1008001.06 chromosome A11, Gossypium_hirsutum_v2.1, whole genome shotgun sequence genomic window carries:
- the LOC121209635 gene encoding eukaryotic translation initiation factor 5A, which translates to MSDEEHHFESKADAGASKTYPQQAGTIRKNGYIVIKNRPCKVVEVSTSKTGKHGHAKCHFVGIDIFTAKKLEDIVPSSHNCDVPHVNRTDYQLIDISEDGFVSLLTESGDTKDDLRLPTDENLLKQIKDGFAEGKDLVVSVMSAMGEEQICALKDIGPK; encoded by the exons ATGTCGGACGAGGAACACCATTTTGAATCCAAGGCCGACGCCGGTGCCTCCAAAACCTACCCACAACAGGCCGGAACCATTCGTAAGAATGGTTACATCGTCATAAAAAACCGTCCCTGCAAG GTTGTTGAAGTTTCGACCTCCAAGACTGGGAAGCATGGTCATGCTAAGTGTCACTTTGTTGGAATTGACATCTTCACCGCCAAGAAGCTGGAAGATATTGTTCCCTCTTCCCACAACTGTGAT GTTCCACATGTTAATCGTACTGACTACCAGTTGATCGACATTTCTGAGGATGGATTT GTGAGTTTGCTGACCGAAAGTGGAGACACTAAGGATGATCTGAGGCTCCCAACTGATGAGAACCTGTTGAAACAG ATCAAGGATGGTTTTGCTGAGGGGAAAGACCTGGTTGTGTCTGTTATGTCTGCAATGGGGGAAGAGCAGATCTGTGCTCTCAAGGACATTGGTCCCAAGTAG